The stretch of DNA AATTTATGGGCTGGGATAAGCCGATGTTGACCGATTCGGGTGGTTTCCAGGTATTTAGTCTGGGTGCGATGCGCAAAATCACCGAAGAAGGCGTCAAATTTCAAAGTCCGATTAATGGCGATAAATTATTTCTGACGCCCGAAGAATCCATGCGCATTCAGAAGGTGCTCAATTCCGACGTCGTGATGATTTTCGACGAATGCACGCCGTATCCGGCTGATCATAAAACTGCTGCTGAATCGATGCGTCTGAGTCTGCGTTGGGCCAAACGCTCGAAAGACGAATTCAATAAGCTGGAAAATCCAAACGCGCTGTTTGGTATTGTGCAGGGCGGGATGCATGAAGACTTGCGCAATGAATCGCTGGCGGGTCTGAACGAGCTTGATTTTCACGGCATGGCGATTGGCGGTTTGTCTGTCGGCGAGCCCAAAGAAGAAATGGAGCGCATTCTGGCGCACACTGCACCGCAATTGCCGGTGAACAAGCCACGCTATTTGATGGGCGTTGGTACGCCGGAAGATTTGGTGTATGGCGTGAGCCAAGGTATTGATATGTTCGATTGCGTGATGCCAACGCGCAATGCACGCAACGGCATGTTGTTTACCCGCTATGGCAATGTGAAGATCAAAAACGCGCATTACAAAAAAGACACGCGCCCGCTCGACGAAAGTTGTGATTGCTACACCTGCCGCAATTTCAGCCGTGCCTACTTGCATCATTTGTTCCGCAGCCAAGAGATTTTGAGCTCACAGCTCAATACCATTCACAATCTGCATTACTACCAAGTGATCATGCAGGAAATGCGTGATGCGATCGAAGCTGACCAATTCCCGCAATACGTAGCGAAATTTAACGCTGATCGCGCACGTGGCGCTGATTAATCTGCCTGAAAGTATTTCAACTCAAACAGCGACCTACGGGTCGCTGTTTTTATTTGGGGTATCTAGCTGTAGCTATTATTTAATATAGTCTACATAGTAATACGGTAGTAGGTATATGGATGCACTACATGTTCGCTCGCTCGCGGCGTGCGATTGTCTATTCTAAAGACTTAACTCATCAGGGTAACGCAATGAGCCAATCTCTAAAGCTTGCTGAATTGCTGGGCGCTTTGTCCTATGCGCTGGATATGACCGAAGGTCAGCCCGAAGGGCATTGTGTGCGCTGTTGCTGGATCGGCGTGCATATCGGCAAGCAGATCGGCATGAGCGAGCAGGCCTTGTGGGAGCTGTATTACACGCTGCTGCTCAAAGATTTGGGCTGTAGCAGCAATGCAGCGCGAATTTGCGAGCTATATCTCACCGATGACCAAAGCTTCAAGCGGGATTTCAAGCTGGTCGGCACCAATCTGTCGCAAGTGCTGGGCTTTGTGTTCGAGCACACCGGGCGCAATGAAAGCTGGACTAAACGACTGACTGCCATCTTAAATATCATGCGCAATGGCGACACGATTGCGCAGGAGCTGATCCAGACGCGCTGCGATCGGGGCGCGCGAATTGCACGGCAATTGCGCTTTCCCGAATCGGTGGCGCTGGGCATTCATTCGCTGGATGAGCACTGGAATGGCGGCGGGCGGCCAGATGGTTTGCAGGGCGCGGATATTCCGCTTAATGCCCGCATCGCCTTGCTGGCCCAAGTGATCGATGTGTTTCATTTTTCCAATGGCCGCGATGCCGCTTTGGCCGAGGTGCGTCACCGCACCGAAGTCTGGTTTGACCCCTTGCTGGTGGCAGCGTTTGAAGTGGTGGCCAAAGACGCCGCGTTTTGGCAGACGTTGAGCGATCCCGACATCGCCAGCGCTGTGCTGGAGCTGGAGCCCGCGCAATTTACGGTGCCGCTCGATGATGAATATATGGATGAAATTGCGTCGGCATTTGGTCAGGTGGTCGATGCCAAAAGCCCATTTACTGCTGGCCATAGCGAGCGCGTGGGGTTTTATGCAGATCTAATCGCGCAGGAATTAGGCCTGGAAGACCGTCGCCGTAAGTGGGTAAAGCGTGCAGCGCTATTGCACGATGTTGGCAAGCTCGGCGTTAGTAGCAGCATTTTAGAAAAGCCTGGCAAGCTCACTGATGACGAGTTTCGCGCGGTGCAGCAGCATGCGCGCTTAAGCGAAGAAATTTTGGGCAAAATCGCGCAATTTGCTGATTTGGCATTTGTGGCTGGCTCGCACCACGAGCGGCTCGATGGTAAAGGCTACCCGCGTGGCTTGAGTGCGCCCGACATTCGGCTGGAAACGCGCATTATCACCGTGGCCGATATTTTTGACGCCATCAGCGCGGAGCGCCCCTATCACGCCGCCAATTCACCAGAAAAAACCATCCAGATTATGAGCGGCATGGTCGGCAATGCCATTGATGCCGATTGTTTTGCCGCGCTCAAGGCGGTGCTAGAGCGTGAGTTGGCTAGTGCGCAGCAGGGTAGTGTTGCAGTTGTGTGAGTTTGGTGTGGCGCTTGTGGTTTGTTTGACTCAAATCAAAATGATGCTCGGTGCTCTGGGCAGTATGCAGGCTAGACAATAGCCAGCGTTGACTGGCAAGGAGTATTCACATGAGCCTGCTTATCGAGTGGAATGAATCATTATCGGTCGGGATTCAAGAGATCGACGAACAGCACAAAGTGCTGGTCAATCTACTGAATGAATTGCACGACGCAATTCGCCATCACCATGGCCGCGATGCCTCGATTGCCGTGCTGCAGCGGCTG from Chitinibacter fontanus encodes:
- a CDS encoding HD-GYP domain-containing protein; amino-acid sequence: MSQSLKLAELLGALSYALDMTEGQPEGHCVRCCWIGVHIGKQIGMSEQALWELYYTLLLKDLGCSSNAARICELYLTDDQSFKRDFKLVGTNLSQVLGFVFEHTGRNESWTKRLTAILNIMRNGDTIAQELIQTRCDRGARIARQLRFPESVALGIHSLDEHWNGGGRPDGLQGADIPLNARIALLAQVIDVFHFSNGRDAALAEVRHRTEVWFDPLLVAAFEVVAKDAAFWQTLSDPDIASAVLELEPAQFTVPLDDEYMDEIASAFGQVVDAKSPFTAGHSERVGFYADLIAQELGLEDRRRKWVKRAALLHDVGKLGVSSSILEKPGKLTDDEFRAVQQHARLSEEILGKIAQFADLAFVAGSHHERLDGKGYPRGLSAPDIRLETRIITVADIFDAISAERPYHAANSPEKTIQIMSGMVGNAIDADCFAALKAVLERELASAQQGSVAVV
- the tgt gene encoding tRNA guanosine(34) transglycosylase Tgt, producing MQFELKTTSAGARRGTLTLNHGVVQTPVFMPVGTYGTVKAMTPRDLNDIKAQIILGNTFHLWLRPGLEVIEQFGGLHQFMGWDKPMLTDSGGFQVFSLGAMRKITEEGVKFQSPINGDKLFLTPEESMRIQKVLNSDVVMIFDECTPYPADHKTAAESMRLSLRWAKRSKDEFNKLENPNALFGIVQGGMHEDLRNESLAGLNELDFHGMAIGGLSVGEPKEEMERILAHTAPQLPVNKPRYLMGVGTPEDLVYGVSQGIDMFDCVMPTRNARNGMLFTRYGNVKIKNAHYKKDTRPLDESCDCYTCRNFSRAYLHHLFRSQEILSSQLNTIHNLHYYQVIMQEMRDAIEADQFPQYVAKFNADRARGAD